The nucleotide sequence GGCCGCCGTTGACGTGATCGCCGACGTTCGCGCCGAACACACGCTCGCGCAGCAGCGCAAGTTGGTCGCGGGTCGCGGCGGCCTTCTCGAACTCGAGATTCTTCGCGTAGTCGGCCATCTGCTTTTCGAGGCGCTTGATTTCCTTGGCGAGCTGCTTTTCCGACATGTCCTCGAATTTCGCGCGCTGCTGCGCTTCCTTCAACTCCGCGCGTGCCTCGTCCGCGTTGTAGACGCCGTCGATGATGTCCTTGATGCGCTTCACGACCCCGCGCGGCGTGATGCCCATCTTTTCGTTGTGCGCGATCTGCTTCGCACGGCGCCGCTCGGTCTCGCCGATCGCGCGCTTCATCGACTCGGTCATGTTGTCCGCGTAGAGGATCGCCTTGCCGTTCACGTTCCGCGCCGCGCGGCCGATCGTCTGGATCAGCGAGCGCTCCGCGCGCAGGAAGCCCTCCTTGTCCGCGTCGAGGATCGCGACGAGCGACACCTCGGGAATGTCGAGCCCTTCGCGCAGCAGGTTGATCCCGACCAGCACGTCGAACGTGCCGAGCCGCAGGTCGCGGATGATCTCGACGCGCTCGACCGTATCGATGTCGCTGTGCAGGTAACGCACCTTGACCCCGTGATCGGCCAGAAACTCGGTGAGCTGCTCGGCCATGCGCTTCGTCAGCACGGTGATCAGCACGCGCTCCTCGGCCTTGACGCGCGCGTTGATCTCGGCCAGCACGTCGTCGACCTGCGAGCTCGCCGGCCGCACTTCGATTTCCGGATCGACCAGGCCCGTCGGCCGCACGACCTGTTCGGCGATCTGCCCGGTCACGCTCTTCTCGTAGTCGGCCGGCGTGGCCGACACGAACACGACCTGGCGCATCTTGCGTTCGAACTCGGGGAACTTCAGCGGCCGGTTGTCCAGCGCCGACGGCAGTCGGAACCCGTAGTTGACGAGGTTTTCCTTGCGTGCGCGGTCGCCGTTGTACATGCCGTTCAGCTGGCCGATCAGCACGTGCGACTCGTCGAGCAGCATCAGCGCATCGGGCGGCAGGTAGTCGACGAGGGTCGGCGGCGGATCGCCGGGCGCCGCGCCCGAGAAATGTCGCGAGTAGTTCTCGATGCCCTTGCAGAAGCCGAGCTCCTGCAGCATCTCGAGATCGAAGCGCGTGCGCTGCTCGAGGCGCTGCGCCTCGACGAGCTTGCCGTCGTTGTGAAAGTACTCGAGGCGCTCGCGCAATTCGTCCTTGATCGTCTCGACCGCGCGCATCACGGTGTCGCGCGGCGTCACGTAGTGCGACGACGGATACACGGTGAAGCGCGGGATCTTCTGCCGCACGCGCCCCGTCAGCGGGTCGAACAGCTGCAGCGTCTCCACCTCGTCGTCGAACAGTTCGACGCGCACGGCCAGTTCCGCGTGTTCGGCCGGGAAGATGTCGATCGTGTCGCCGCGCACGCGGAACGTGCCGCGCTGGAAATCCTGCTCGTTGCGCGTGTACTGCATCGCGATCAGCCGCGCGATCACGTCGCGCTGGCCGAGCTTGTCGCCGGCGCGCAGCGTCAGGATCATCTGGTGATATTCGGACGGATTGCCGATACCGTAGATCGCCGACACCGTCGCGACAATCACGACGTCGCGGCGCTCCATCAGGCTCTTCGTCGCCGACAGCCGCATCTGCTCGATGTGCTCGTTGATCGACGAGTCCTTCTCGATGAACAGGTCGCGCTGCGGCACGTACGCTTCAGGCTGGTAATAGTCGTAGTACGAGACGAAGTACTCGACCGCGTTGCGCGGGAAGAACTCGCGAAATTCCGAGTAGAGCTGCGCGGCGAGCGTCTTGTTCGGCGCGAACACGATCGCCGGGCGGCCGAGCCGCGCGATCGTGTTCGCCATCGTGAAGGTCTTGCCCGAGCCCGTCACGCCGAGCAGCGTCTGGAACGAGAGGCCGTCCTCGACCCCTTCGACGAGCGTCTGGATCGCGGTCGGCTGGTCGCCTGCGGGCGGATACGGTTGATACAGCTGGAACGGCGACCCTTCGAAGGTCACGAATTTCGATTCGTCGAGCGCGTCGCCGGTTTCGGCTTTATGTTCGGACATGGAATGCGGCCGGAGCGAGGGCAAAGAAAGCATTCTAGCGCTTCGCGGCCTCGCGAACTGCTGCCGGCTCCTGACGCGCGACGGCCGCCCGAAATCGCGATTCCCGGCCGAATTTCGCCGCCGAAACGCCGCCCCCGCCTGCGTGAATTCGCTACAATGTCAGGCTGCTGCGCTTTCCGGCGTCGTGCCTGCCTGCGCGCGGTCCATCCACCGCGCCCGCCCCGCCCGTTGAAAGCCTGACCCTCTTTTCACTACTGCCGAATCATCATGTCGCTCTTCTCCGCTGTCCAGCTTGCTCCCCGCGACCCGATCCTGGGCCTGAACGAAGCCTTCAACGCCGATACGCGTCCGACCAAGGTCAACCTCGGCGTCGGTGTGTACACGAACGAAGAAGGCAAGATTCCGCTGCTGCGCGCGGTTCGTGAAGCAGAGAAGGTGCGTGTCGAAGCCGGCCTGCCGCGCGGCTACCTGCCGATCGACGGCATCGCCGCCTACGATGCGGCCGTGCAGAAGCTGCTGCTCGGCAACGACTCGCCGTTGATCGCGGCAGGTCGCGTGGTCACGGCCCAGGCACTGGGCGGCACGGGCGCGCTGAAGATCGGCGCGGATTTCCTGCGCACCGTGAACCCGAACGTGAAGGTCGCGATC is from Burkholderia sp. HI2500 and encodes:
- the uvrB gene encoding excinuclease ABC subunit UvrB, with the protein product MSEHKAETGDALDESKFVTFEGSPFQLYQPYPPAGDQPTAIQTLVEGVEDGLSFQTLLGVTGSGKTFTMANTIARLGRPAIVFAPNKTLAAQLYSEFREFFPRNAVEYFVSYYDYYQPEAYVPQRDLFIEKDSSINEHIEQMRLSATKSLMERRDVVIVATVSAIYGIGNPSEYHQMILTLRAGDKLGQRDVIARLIAMQYTRNEQDFQRGTFRVRGDTIDIFPAEHAELAVRVELFDDEVETLQLFDPLTGRVRQKIPRFTVYPSSHYVTPRDTVMRAVETIKDELRERLEYFHNDGKLVEAQRLEQRTRFDLEMLQELGFCKGIENYSRHFSGAAPGDPPPTLVDYLPPDALMLLDESHVLIGQLNGMYNGDRARKENLVNYGFRLPSALDNRPLKFPEFERKMRQVVFVSATPADYEKSVTGQIAEQVVRPTGLVDPEIEVRPASSQVDDVLAEINARVKAEERVLITVLTKRMAEQLTEFLADHGVKVRYLHSDIDTVERVEIIRDLRLGTFDVLVGINLLREGLDIPEVSLVAILDADKEGFLRAERSLIQTIGRAARNVNGKAILYADNMTESMKRAIGETERRRAKQIAHNEKMGITPRGVVKRIKDIIDGVYNADEARAELKEAQQRAKFEDMSEKQLAKEIKRLEKQMADYAKNLEFEKAAATRDQLALLRERVFGANVGDHVNGGR